In Salmonella enterica subsp. enterica serovar Typhimurium str. LT2, a single window of DNA contains:
- a CDS encoding putative SAM-dependent methyltransferase (similar to E. coli orf, hypothetical protein (AAC73663.1); Blastp hit to AAC73663.1 (143 aa), 55% identity in aa 1 - 140) gives MDLNPDSLKIAASRVGNTKIRATLQHDVFDTFPADWHGRFDSVSMYYLLHCLPGEMTTKAKAIKNAGMALKPGGTLFGATILGKEVPHNAFGKKLMAVYNKKGIFSNTNDSADTLRSVLDEHFAKVTLEQHGAVALFSATTPRSS, from the coding sequence ATGGATTTAAATCCGGATAGCCTGAAAATAGCCGCCAGCCGAGTGGGTAATACGAAAATCCGCGCCACACTACAACACGATGTTTTCGACACGTTCCCGGCGGACTGGCACGGGCGCTTCGATTCCGTTTCGATGTACTATCTTCTGCACTGCTTACCTGGTGAGATGACAACAAAAGCGAAGGCAATTAAAAATGCCGGTATGGCGCTTAAACCCGGCGGCACACTTTTTGGCGCCACGATTCTGGGCAAAGAGGTTCCTCACAATGCTTTTGGTAAGAAATTAATGGCTGTTTATAACAAGAAAGGAATATTCAGTAATACCAATGATTCAGCCGATACGTTACGCAGCGTGTTGGACGAACATTTCGCTAAGGTGACTTTGGAGCAACATGGCGCCGTTGCGCTATTTTCCGCCACTACGCCACGCTCATCGTAA
- the cybB gene encoding cytochrome b(561) (similar to E. coli cytochrome b(561) (AAC74500.1); Blastp hit to AAC74500.1 (188 aa), 84% identity in aa 13 - 187) — protein sequence MGNKYSGLQIGIHWLVFFLVIVAYAAMELRGFAPRSYRPWFNMTHVSCGITILLLMVARLFIRLKYPTPPIVPRPKPMMTGMAHLGHLVIYLLFIALPVIGLVMMYNRGNPWVAFGITMPHAAEANFERVDMLKSWHVTLANLGYFVIGLHAIAALMHHYFWKDNTLLRMMPRKRD from the coding sequence ATGGGCAATAAGTATTCCGGCCTGCAAATTGGTATTCACTGGTTAGTCTTTTTTCTGGTTATTGTGGCTTACGCCGCGATGGAGCTGCGCGGTTTTGCGCCGCGTAGTTATCGGCCCTGGTTTAATATGACGCACGTTTCATGTGGTATCACTATTTTGCTTTTAATGGTGGCACGCTTGTTTATTCGGCTGAAATATCCCACGCCGCCCATTGTTCCTCGTCCAAAACCGATGATGACCGGAATGGCGCATTTAGGACATCTGGTGATTTACCTGTTATTTATCGCGCTGCCTGTTATTGGTCTGGTCATGATGTATAACCGCGGTAATCCCTGGGTCGCATTTGGCATTACTATGCCCCATGCCGCCGAAGCTAACTTTGAACGCGTAGATATGCTGAAATCCTGGCACGTCACGCTGGCGAATCTGGGCTATTTTGTTATTGGACTTCATGCCATCGCTGCTTTGATGCATCACTATTTCTGGAAAGACAATACGCTGTTACGGATGATGCCGCGTAAGCGTGACTGA
- the ydcF gene encoding putative inner membrane protein (similar to E. coli orf, hypothetical protein (AAC74496.1); Blastp hit to AAC74496.1 (266 aa), 68% identity in aa 1 - 266) has translation MNTTPFPALSAETLLAVNTVGQWLAQNDFSGEQPYSSDCVVLAGNAVIPTIDAACRIAKAQGVPLLISGGIGHSTPFLYAVIARHPRYHTIRTSGRAEAAILADIANQFWHIPAEKIWLEDRSTNCGENARFSCALIRQAKENINTAIVVQDPTMQRRTIAAFRRVTNDDTDAPRWLSFPGFVPVLRHLNDGTRFANVEEGIWTVERYLSLIAGELPRLRDDETGYGPRGKDFIIHVDIPRDIENAWQVLQADTTLRSALGQRALR, from the coding sequence ATGAATACAACGCCATTTCCGGCGCTCTCTGCGGAAACATTGCTGGCGGTGAATACCGTCGGACAGTGGCTGGCGCAAAATGATTTTTCCGGCGAACAACCTTATTCGTCGGATTGCGTCGTCCTGGCGGGCAATGCGGTGATCCCCACTATCGACGCGGCCTGTCGCATCGCCAAAGCGCAAGGCGTTCCTTTACTGATTAGCGGCGGTATAGGTCATTCGACGCCGTTTTTGTACGCCGTGATTGCCCGGCATCCGCGCTACCACACTATTCGCACAAGCGGACGCGCTGAAGCCGCGATCCTTGCGGATATCGCGAACCAGTTCTGGCATATTCCGGCTGAGAAAATTTGGCTGGAAGATCGGTCAACTAATTGCGGCGAAAATGCCCGTTTCTCCTGCGCACTGATCCGTCAGGCGAAAGAAAACATTAACACGGCTATCGTTGTGCAAGACCCCACCATGCAGCGGCGCACTATCGCGGCATTCCGGCGCGTGACAAACGACGACACCGATGCGCCGCGCTGGCTGAGTTTTCCTGGTTTTGTTCCGGTACTGCGCCACCTTAATGACGGTACACGTTTTGCCAATGTTGAAGAGGGCATCTGGACGGTGGAGCGTTATCTGTCTCTGATTGCCGGCGAGCTGCCCCGTTTGCGTGACGATGAAACAGGGTATGGACCGCGTGGTAAAGATTTTATCATTCACGTTGATATCCCACGCGATATTGAAAACGCATGGCAGGTATTGCAGGCAGATACTACGCTGCGCAGTGCGTTAGGACAGAGAGCTTTACGCTAA
- the hrpA gene encoding ATP-dependent helicase (similar to E. coli helicase, ATP-dependent (AAC74495.1); Blastp hit to AAC74495.1 (1281 aa), 95% identity in aa 1 - 1280), whose protein sequence is MTEQSTLTLQVLQQRLDALMLRDKQRFARRLHGVKKVKNPDAQQAIFQTMAKEIEQAAAQVALREAARPSITYPQNLPVSQKKQDILEAIRDHQVVIVAGETGSGKTTQLPKICMELGRGIKGLIGHTQPRRLAARTVANRIAEELQTEPGGCIGYKVRFSDHVSSNTMVKLMTDGILLAEIQQDRLLMQYDTLIIDEAHERSLNIDFLLGYLKELLPRRPDLKVIITSATIDPERFSRHFNNAPIIEVSGRTYPVEVRYRPIVEEADDTERDQLQAIFDAVDELGRESPGDILIFMSGEREIRDTADALNKLNLRHTEVLPLYARLSNSEQNRVFQSHSGRRIVLATNVAETSLTVPGIKYVIDPGTARISRYSYRTKVQRLPIEPISQASANQRKGRCGRVSEGICIRLYSEDDFLSRPEFTDPEILRTNLASVILQMTALGLGDIAAFPFVEAPDKRNIQDGVRLLEELGAITADEQQTAYKLTPLGRQLSQLPVDPRLARMVLEAQKHGCVREAMIITSALSIQDPRERPVDKQQASDEKHRRFHDKESDFLAFVNLWNYLGEQQKALSSNQFRRLCRTDYLNYLRVREWQDIYTQLRQVVKELGIPVNSEPAEYREIHVALLTGLLSHIGMKDADKQEYTGARNARFSIFPGSGLFKKPPKWTMVAELVETSRLWGRIAARIEPEWVEPVAQHLIKRSYSEPHWERAQGAVMATEKVTVYGLPIVAARKVNYSQIDPALCRELFIRHALVEGDWQTRHAFFRENLKLRAEVEELEHKSRRRDILVDDDTLFEFYDQRISHDVISARHFDSWWKKISRETPDLLNFEKSMLIKEGAEKISKLDYPNFWHQGNLKLRLSYQFEPGADADGVTVHIPLPLLNQVDESGFEWQIPGLRRELVIALIKSLPKPVRRNFVPAPNYAEAFLGRVTPLELPLLDALERELRRMTGVTVDREDWHWDQVPEHLKITFRVVNDKNKKLQEGRSLAELKNALKGKVQETLSAVADDGIEQSGLHIWSFGELPESYEQKRGNYKVKAWPALVDERDSVAIKLFDNPLEQQQAMWCGLRRLLLLNIPSPIKYLHEKLPNKAKLGLYFNPYGKVLELIDDCIACGVDKLIDANGGPVWSEAGFTALHEKVRAELNDTVVDIAKQVERILTTVFNINKRLKGRVDMSMALGLSDIKAQMSGLVYRGFVTGNGFKRLGDTLRYLQAIEKRLEKLAVDPHRDRAQMLKVESVQQAWQQWINKLPPARREDDDVKEIRWMIEELRVSYFAQQLGTPYPISDKRILQAMDQITA, encoded by the coding sequence ATGACTGAACAATCTACGTTGACGCTTCAGGTGTTACAGCAGCGGCTGGATGCACTGATGCTGCGCGACAAACAGCGCTTTGCGCGCCGCCTGCATGGCGTAAAGAAAGTAAAAAATCCTGATGCGCAACAGGCCATTTTCCAGACGATGGCGAAAGAAATTGAACAGGCTGCGGCGCAGGTCGCCCTCCGCGAAGCGGCGCGCCCCTCAATCACTTATCCGCAAAATTTGCCTGTTAGCCAGAAGAAACAGGACATTCTGGAAGCGATCCGCGATCATCAGGTGGTGATCGTGGCAGGGGAAACCGGTTCCGGTAAAACCACCCAGTTGCCGAAAATTTGTATGGAACTGGGACGCGGAATTAAAGGACTTATTGGACATACTCAACCGCGTCGTCTGGCGGCGCGCACCGTCGCTAACCGCATTGCCGAAGAGTTGCAAACGGAGCCTGGCGGCTGCATCGGCTATAAAGTTCGTTTCAGCGATCATGTCAGTAGCAACACCATGGTCAAACTGATGACGGACGGTATCCTGCTGGCGGAAATCCAGCAGGACAGGCTATTGATGCAGTATGACACCCTCATTATTGATGAAGCGCATGAACGCAGCCTGAATATTGACTTCTTGCTCGGCTATCTGAAAGAACTTCTGCCGCGTCGCCCCGATCTGAAAGTGATTATTACCTCTGCGACCATCGACCCGGAACGCTTCTCGCGCCACTTTAATAACGCGCCGATTATCGAAGTCTCTGGCCGAACGTATCCCGTAGAAGTTCGTTATCGCCCCATTGTGGAAGAGGCTGACGACACTGAACGCGATCAGCTACAGGCAATTTTCGATGCTGTCGATGAACTGGGGCGTGAAAGTCCCGGCGATATTCTGATTTTTATGAGCGGAGAGCGGGAAATCCGCGATACCGCCGACGCCCTGAACAAGCTGAACTTACGGCATACCGAAGTGTTGCCGCTGTATGCACGCTTGTCGAACAGCGAACAGAACCGCGTTTTCCAGTCGCACAGCGGACGCCGTATCGTGCTGGCGACTAACGTGGCGGAAACCTCGCTGACGGTGCCGGGTATCAAGTATGTGATCGATCCTGGCACTGCGCGCATCAGCCGCTACAGCTACCGCACTAAAGTGCAGCGCCTGCCGATTGAACCGATCTCACAGGCTTCCGCCAACCAGCGTAAAGGGCGTTGCGGGCGCGTATCGGAAGGGATTTGCATTCGTCTGTATTCGGAAGATGACTTTTTGTCACGTCCGGAATTTACCGACCCGGAAATTCTACGTACCAACCTGGCGTCGGTTATTTTGCAGATGACCGCCCTGGGGCTGGGTGACATTGCCGCCTTCCCGTTTGTCGAAGCGCCGGATAAGCGCAATATTCAGGATGGCGTGCGTTTGTTGGAAGAGCTGGGGGCGATTACCGCCGACGAACAGCAAACGGCATATAAGCTGACGCCACTGGGCCGACAATTATCCCAGTTGCCGGTCGACCCGCGCCTGGCGCGTATGGTTCTGGAAGCGCAAAAACATGGCTGTGTGCGCGAAGCGATGATCATTACTTCCGCACTCTCTATTCAGGATCCGCGCGAGCGCCCAGTGGATAAGCAGCAGGCTTCCGATGAGAAACACCGGCGTTTCCATGATAAGGAATCCGATTTTCTGGCGTTTGTTAACCTGTGGAATTACCTCGGCGAGCAACAAAAGGCCCTGTCGTCGAATCAATTCCGCCGTCTGTGTCGCACCGACTATCTGAACTATTTACGCGTGCGTGAGTGGCAGGATATCTATACCCAACTGCGTCAGGTGGTAAAAGAACTGGGGATTCCGGTAAACAGCGAACCCGCAGAGTACCGGGAAATTCACGTTGCGTTGTTAACGGGACTGTTGTCGCATATCGGGATGAAAGATGCCGATAAACAAGAGTACACCGGCGCGCGTAACGCCCGATTCTCTATTTTCCCCGGTTCCGGTTTATTCAAAAAACCGCCGAAATGGACAATGGTCGCAGAACTGGTGGAGACCAGCCGCCTGTGGGGGCGCATCGCTGCCCGCATTGAGCCAGAATGGGTGGAACCGGTAGCCCAGCACCTGATTAAACGTTCATATAGCGAACCGCACTGGGAGCGGGCGCAAGGCGCGGTGATGGCGACGGAAAAGGTTACTGTCTACGGTCTGCCGATTGTCGCCGCGCGCAAAGTGAATTACAGCCAGATTGACCCGGCGTTGTGTCGCGAGTTGTTTATCCGCCATGCGCTGGTGGAGGGGGACTGGCAAACCCGTCACGCCTTCTTCCGTGAGAATCTAAAATTGCGTGCGGAAGTCGAGGAACTTGAGCACAAATCTCGCCGCCGCGATATCCTGGTGGATGACGATACCCTGTTTGAGTTTTATGACCAGCGTATTAGCCATGACGTTATTTCCGCCCGCCACTTTGATAGTTGGTGGAAAAAAATCAGCCGCGAGACGCCGGATCTGCTCAACTTTGAAAAAAGTATGCTGATTAAAGAAGGCGCGGAAAAAATCAGCAAACTGGATTACCCGAACTTCTGGCACCAGGGCAATCTTAAGCTGCGTTTGAGCTATCAGTTTGAACCGGGCGCGGATGCTGACGGCGTGACCGTCCATATTCCGTTGCCGCTACTTAACCAGGTTGACGAGAGCGGTTTTGAATGGCAGATCCCAGGGCTGCGCCGTGAATTAGTTATTGCGCTGATTAAATCGTTGCCAAAACCGGTACGTCGCAACTTTGTTCCGGCGCCAAACTATGCTGAAGCGTTTTTAGGTCGCGTAACGCCGCTGGAGCTGCCGCTGCTGGACGCTCTGGAGCGTGAACTGCGCCGGATGACCGGCGTCACGGTCGATCGGGAAGACTGGCATTGGGATCAGGTGCCCGAGCATCTGAAAATCACGTTTCGCGTGGTGAATGACAAAAACAAGAAACTGCAGGAAGGGCGTTCGCTCGCCGAGCTTAAAAATGCGCTGAAAGGCAAAGTGCAGGAGACGCTCTCGGCGGTGGCGGATGACGGCATCGAGCAGAGCGGGCTGCATATCTGGAGTTTCGGCGAGCTGCCGGAAAGCTACGAACAGAAACGCGGTAATTATAAAGTGAAGGCGTGGCCGGCGTTAGTGGATGAGCGTGACAGCGTCGCTATCAAATTGTTTGATAATCCGCTGGAACAACAACAGGCGATGTGGTGCGGTTTACGCCGTCTGTTGTTGCTCAATATTCCTTCACCGATTAAGTATCTGCATGAGAAATTGCCGAATAAAGCCAAGCTGGGGCTGTACTTTAACCCGTACGGCAAAGTACTGGAGTTGATTGATGACTGTATCGCCTGCGGGGTAGATAAGCTGATAGATGCCAACGGCGGACCGGTGTGGAGCGAAGCAGGTTTCACCGCGCTGCACGAAAAGGTACGCGCCGAGCTGAATGATACTGTGGTGGATATCGCGAAGCAGGTCGAGCGGATCCTGACGACCGTATTCAATATCAATAAGCGTCTGAAAGGGCGGGTGGATATGAGCATGGCGTTGGGGCTTTCCGATATCAAGGCGCAGATGAGCGGTCTGGTATACCGTGGTTTTGTGACTGGCAACGGCTTTAAACGTCTCGGCGATACGCTGCGTTATCTGCAGGCAATTGAAAAGCGGCTGGAGAAACTGGCTGTCGATCCGCACCGCGATCGGGCGCAAATGCTGAAAGTCGAAAGCGTCCAGCAGGCGTGGCAACAATGGATAAATAAATTGCCTCCAGCGCGTCGCGAAGATGATGATGTTAAAGAGATCCGTTGGATGATTGAAGAACTGCGTGTCAGTTATTTCGCCCAACAGCTCGGTACGCCTTATCCTATTTCCGATAAGCGTATTTTACAGGCCATGGATCAGATTACGGCCTAA
- the acpD gene encoding acyl carrier protein phosphodiesterase (similar to E. coli acyl carrier protein phosphodiesterase (AAC74494.1); Blastp hit to AAC74494.1 (201 aa), 87% identity in aa 1 - 201): MSKVLVLKSSILAGYSQSGQLTDYFIEQWREKHVADEITVRDLAANPVPVLDGELVGAMRPGDAPLTPRQQDALALSDELIAELKAHDVIVIAAPMYNFNIPTQLKNYFDLIARAGITFRYTEKGPEGLVTGKRAVVLSSRGGIHKDTPTDLIAPYLKVFLGFIGITDVNFVFAEGIAYGPEVAAKAQADAKAAIDSVVAA; this comes from the coding sequence ATGAGCAAGGTATTAGTTCTTAAATCCAGTATTCTGGCAGGGTACTCTCAGTCTGGTCAGTTGACTGACTATTTTATTGAACAATGGCGCGAAAAACACGTCGCAGATGAAATTACTGTCCGCGATCTGGCGGCCAACCCTGTTCCGGTGCTGGATGGCGAGCTGGTGGGCGCGATGCGTCCGGGCGATGCGCCTTTAACGCCACGTCAGCAGGACGCTCTGGCGCTGTCTGATGAACTCATTGCTGAACTGAAAGCCCACGACGTCATCGTTATTGCGGCGCCGATGTACAATTTCAATATCCCGACGCAGCTGAAAAACTACTTTGATCTGATTGCCCGCGCCGGTATCACTTTCCGCTATACCGAAAAAGGCCCGGAAGGTCTGGTAACCGGTAAACGCGCGGTGGTTCTCTCCAGCCGCGGCGGTATCCATAAAGACACCCCGACGGATTTGATTGCGCCTTACCTGAAAGTGTTCCTTGGTTTTATCGGTATCACCGACGTGAATTTTGTCTTTGCCGAAGGCATCGCCTACGGGCCGGAAGTGGCAGCTAAAGCCCAGGCCGATGCAAAAGCCGCGATTGACAGCGTCGTGGCCGCTTAA
- a CDS encoding putative inner membrane protein has product MTSEKLSAACHCGSVVFTVQLSDGFHTARRCNCSFCRMRGAVAVSAPLSGIKVLKGQDKLTEYRFNTGKAVHFFCSVCGIYTFHQRRSNPDQYGVNVACIENMSPFDFACVEVNDGVTHPSDGGSSGVVGYLRYKPKKSPPVETGGKNI; this is encoded by the coding sequence ATGACGTCTGAAAAATTATCTGCTGCCTGCCATTGTGGCAGCGTCGTGTTTACCGTTCAACTTAGCGATGGCTTTCATACCGCCAGGCGCTGCAACTGTTCCTTTTGCAGGATGCGCGGAGCGGTGGCAGTGTCTGCGCCGCTGTCGGGTATTAAAGTGCTAAAAGGGCAGGATAAGCTTACCGAATATCGCTTCAATACGGGCAAGGCGGTGCATTTTTTCTGTTCGGTATGCGGGATATATACTTTTCATCAGCGTCGATCCAATCCCGATCAATATGGGGTCAATGTGGCGTGCATCGAAAATATGTCGCCTTTTGATTTCGCCTGCGTTGAAGTCAATGATGGGGTAACGCATCCCAGCGATGGCGGCAGTAGCGGCGTGGTAGGATATTTGCGCTACAAACCTAAGAAGTCACCTCCCGTCGAAACGGGAGGCAAAAATATTTAA
- the ydbL gene encoding putative periplasmic protein (similar to E. coli orf, hypothetical protein (AAC74465.1); Blastp hit to AAC74465.1 (110 aa), 70% identity in aa 3 - 109): MKKYLILWVLTLSLLTPSVWALTLDEARTQGRVGETLNGYLVALKNDAETQKLVLDINHARRASYQQLADSNHLPVDEVAKMAGQKLVERARPGEYVQGINGKWMRK; the protein is encoded by the coding sequence ATGAAAAAGTATTTAATACTATGGGTGCTGACGCTGAGCTTGCTCACACCTTCTGTGTGGGCCTTAACCCTGGACGAAGCGCGCACGCAGGGCCGGGTCGGGGAAACGCTGAATGGCTATCTGGTGGCCTTAAAGAATGATGCCGAAACCCAGAAACTGGTGCTTGATATTAATCATGCCCGCCGCGCCAGTTATCAGCAGTTAGCGGATAGCAATCATCTTCCCGTGGACGAGGTGGCGAAGATGGCAGGGCAAAAACTGGTTGAGCGCGCCAGGCCGGGAGAATATGTCCAGGGAATTAATGGCAAATGGATGCGTAAATAA
- the ynbE gene encoding putative outer membrane lipoprotein (similar to E. coli orf, hypothetical protein (AAC74464.1); Blastp hit to AAC74464.1 (61 aa), 73% identity in aa 1 - 61) has product MKMSIAMLSALASFIVVGCTPRIEVAAPEQPITINMNVKIEHEIHIKVDKDVEELLKSRSDLF; this is encoded by the coding sequence ATGAAAATGAGTATTGCCATGCTGTCAGCGCTTGCGTCATTTATCGTGGTGGGGTGCACGCCACGTATTGAAGTCGCCGCGCCGGAACAGCCGATTACCATCAACATGAATGTAAAGATCGAGCATGAAATACATATCAAAGTCGATAAAGACGTTGAAGAACTCCTGAAATCACGCAGCGATCTATTCTGA